Proteins from a single region of Streptomyces spinoverrucosus:
- a CDS encoding PLP-dependent cysteine synthase family protein, whose protein sequence is MIKSKVSDLIGRTPLLKLSVAESSATVLLKLEQFNPTGTAKIRMARNMVDEAEEAGLLAPGGWLVESTSGNTGLGLALIAAERGYKFTAVVDNHSSADKLRGMLAYGADILNVAGDEEGLATAERDTVAERLAAEHGAYWTAQHRNQGNPNGYRPLARELHDDLGDDIDYLYGAVGTGGSLCGTGRVLRERIPDLKIVGVEPVGSVVFGGPGAPYHQSGTGTPEGSEIGGVVDYEVIDKGVKASDSEAFETCRYLARNFGILIGGSAGGVVYKALEHAQSAGPGTTIVVLVCDGGDKYLDTVFNDDWMAANGLFDEQVVRRLAAMLR, encoded by the coding sequence GTGATCAAGAGCAAGGTATCCGACCTGATAGGCCGAACCCCCCTGCTCAAACTGTCGGTTGCGGAGAGTTCGGCGACCGTCCTGCTGAAGCTGGAGCAGTTCAACCCCACCGGCACCGCCAAGATCCGGATGGCGCGGAACATGGTGGACGAGGCGGAGGAGGCGGGGCTGCTCGCCCCCGGCGGGTGGCTGGTCGAGTCCACCTCCGGCAACACCGGGCTCGGCCTGGCGCTCATCGCCGCCGAACGCGGATACAAGTTCACCGCCGTGGTGGACAACCACTCCAGCGCGGACAAACTGCGCGGCATGCTCGCCTACGGCGCCGACATACTCAACGTCGCCGGGGACGAGGAGGGCCTCGCCACCGCCGAACGCGACACCGTGGCCGAGCGACTCGCGGCTGAGCACGGCGCGTACTGGACCGCCCAACACCGTAATCAGGGGAACCCCAACGGCTACCGGCCGCTCGCCCGCGAACTGCACGACGACCTCGGCGACGACATCGACTACCTGTACGGGGCGGTCGGCACCGGCGGTTCGCTCTGCGGCACCGGTCGCGTCCTGCGGGAACGCATCCCGGACCTGAAGATCGTCGGCGTCGAGCCGGTCGGGTCGGTCGTCTTCGGCGGCCCGGGCGCGCCTTACCACCAGTCCGGCACCGGTACGCCAGAAGGCTCGGAGATCGGCGGCGTCGTCGACTACGAAGTGATCGACAAGGGAGTCAAGGCCAGCGACTCGGAAGCCTTCGAGACCTGCCGCTACCTGGCAAGGAACTTCGGCATCCTGATCGGCGGTTCGGCCGGCGGCGTGGTCTACAAGGCCCTGGAGCATGCGCAGAGCGCGGGGCCCGGGACCACCATCGTCGTGCTGGTCTGCGACGGTGGCGACAAGTACCTGGACACCGTGTTCAACGACGACTGGATGGCCGCCAACGGCCTGTTCGACGAGCAGGTCGTCCGCCGGCTGGCCGCGATGCTGCGGTAA
- the hisC gene encoding histidinol-phosphate transaminase → MNPVLAPATSASLIRGEVAGLPLYDPGADPDEVAALSGGRVIKLSNNENPYGISPTVAEAIRLSLAGGVSRYPDPTGKRLAEAIGTSLDVPAEHVVLGNGSENILELLCQAVLDPGDLVVTQAPGFALHEIFPRVMGARVVKVPVTAEFGFDAAAWRDALAAGPKLVFLANPCNPTGAMLSAGQLEQVVAAMAESALLVLDEAYGEFARTDPEYPDGLEALRGQDRPWIVLRTFSKAYGLAAFRVGYGIASDAALIQALDRVRTPYNVNQPAQDAAIAALGDHEHLAETVRRTGLEIARVTDRLHGAGLRVVPSSTNFLFIDTGYRSDRVAQELHRAGIIVKAWREPGYETYIRASLSTPEENDVFVRCLTEICAKGML, encoded by the coding sequence ATGAACCCCGTCCTCGCACCAGCCACTTCGGCGTCGTTGATACGCGGCGAAGTGGCGGGCCTGCCGCTCTACGATCCCGGCGCCGACCCGGACGAGGTGGCCGCCCTCAGCGGCGGCCGCGTGATCAAACTCTCCAACAACGAGAACCCGTACGGCATCTCTCCCACGGTCGCCGAAGCCATACGCCTCAGCCTGGCCGGAGGCGTCTCCCGCTACCCCGATCCCACCGGCAAGCGGCTGGCCGAGGCCATCGGGACGAGCCTGGACGTGCCTGCCGAGCACGTCGTGCTCGGCAACGGTTCGGAGAACATTCTGGAGTTGCTGTGCCAGGCGGTACTCGATCCCGGTGACCTGGTGGTCACCCAGGCGCCCGGGTTCGCCCTGCACGAGATCTTCCCGCGCGTCATGGGCGCCCGGGTCGTCAAGGTTCCGGTGACTGCCGAGTTCGGGTTCGACGCGGCCGCCTGGCGTGACGCGCTGGCCGCGGGACCGAAGCTCGTCTTTCTCGCCAACCCGTGCAACCCCACCGGCGCGATGCTCAGCGCCGGCCAACTGGAGCAGGTCGTGGCCGCCATGGCGGAGTCGGCACTGCTCGTGCTCGACGAGGCGTACGGCGAGTTCGCCCGGACCGACCCCGAGTACCCCGACGGGCTGGAGGCCCTGCGCGGCCAGGACCGGCCGTGGATCGTACTGCGCACCTTCTCCAAGGCCTATGGTCTGGCGGCCTTCCGGGTGGGGTACGGCATCGCCTCCGACGCCGCCCTGATCCAGGCACTGGACCGGGTCCGTACTCCGTACAACGTCAACCAACCCGCCCAGGACGCCGCCATCGCCGCGCTGGGCGATCACGAGCACCTTGCGGAAACGGTACGCCGGACCGGTCTGGAGATTGCCAGGGTCACGGACCGGCTGCACGGCGCGGGACTGCGTGTGGTCCCGTCCTCGACCAACTTCCTGTTCATCGACACCGGATACCGCTCCGACCGAGTCGCCCAGGAGCTGCACCGCGCCGGAATCATCGTCAAGGCGTGGCGCGAGCCGGGATACGAGACCTACATCCGAGCCTCCCTGTCGACGCCCGAGGAGAACGACGTGTTCGTGCGGTGTCTGACGGAGATCTGCGCGAAGGGAATGCTGTGA
- a CDS encoding MATE family efflux transporter, translating to MSSARTTDTTDTTEAGVGWWVKNSRALLKLAFPLILTNFAYVALTTVDIVMLGRLGAVEIAAAGLAIALFNQLRTTGTGLVTGVSNLVAEARVRGDRERIGALLFAGFFWATVCGVAFCAVLLLIGPLLILLGQDPKVVDKAGDFLVVLAPGMLPCLWFQNLRHFTTGLKRPGPLLAITLASVGVTIGLNYALIYGKFGLPEFGFVGVAIATVTVFLLSFLAFIAVILRDSVLRPYLTSPDARRWNGDAVRSVWRLGLPISGTYASEAGFFSVLTLIIGSLGVNALAAQTVLNQIVYIVFMISAGLSHAASIHISEADGVNDYATARRMGLLGTAWGVIATLVIAVLYLAIPNPIVSLFISAEHADNSDIVALTVTGLLIAALMQVFDATQNIGNGILRGIGDTAGPFRISLVGYWLIGLPAGYLLGVTADWGVEGVWIGQTIGLAATAAILLVAFLRRVDRLHREKSGAPVPQPEPS from the coding sequence GTGAGCAGTGCCCGGACAACCGACACGACCGACACGACAGAGGCCGGCGTCGGCTGGTGGGTCAAGAACTCGCGGGCGCTGCTGAAGCTCGCGTTTCCGCTGATCCTGACCAACTTCGCCTATGTCGCGCTGACCACCGTGGACATCGTGATGCTGGGCAGGCTCGGTGCGGTCGAGATCGCCGCCGCCGGTCTGGCCATCGCGCTGTTCAACCAGTTGCGCACCACCGGGACCGGCCTGGTCACCGGGGTCAGCAACCTGGTGGCCGAGGCGCGGGTGCGAGGCGACCGGGAACGGATCGGCGCACTGCTGTTCGCGGGCTTCTTCTGGGCGACCGTCTGCGGTGTGGCGTTCTGCGCGGTGCTGCTGCTGATCGGCCCGCTGCTCATCCTGCTGGGTCAGGACCCGAAGGTGGTCGACAAGGCAGGTGACTTCCTGGTGGTCCTGGCGCCGGGCATGCTGCCCTGCCTGTGGTTCCAGAACCTGCGGCACTTCACCACCGGCCTCAAGCGCCCCGGCCCACTGCTGGCGATCACACTGGCCTCGGTCGGCGTGACCATCGGCCTGAACTACGCACTGATCTACGGCAAGTTCGGCCTGCCGGAGTTCGGATTCGTCGGCGTCGCGATCGCCACCGTCACGGTGTTCCTGCTGTCCTTCCTGGCGTTCATCGCGGTGATCCTGCGCGACAGCGTCCTGCGCCCGTACCTCACTTCGCCCGACGCGCGGCGCTGGAACGGGGACGCGGTCCGGTCCGTTTGGCGCCTCGGCCTGCCGATCTCGGGCACCTATGCCTCGGAGGCCGGGTTCTTCAGCGTGCTCACCCTCATCATCGGCTCCCTGGGCGTCAACGCCCTCGCCGCGCAGACGGTGCTCAACCAGATCGTCTACATCGTCTTCATGATCTCCGCCGGCCTGTCCCACGCGGCGTCGATCCACATCAGCGAGGCCGACGGCGTGAACGACTACGCGACAGCACGCCGCATGGGGCTCCTCGGCACGGCCTGGGGAGTGATCGCGACGCTCGTGATCGCCGTCCTGTACCTGGCGATCCCGAACCCGATCGTGTCGCTGTTCATCTCGGCCGAGCACGCCGACAACTCGGACATCGTCGCGCTCACCGTGACCGGACTGCTGATCGCCGCCCTCATGCAGGTCTTCGACGCCACGCAGAACATCGGCAACGGCATCCTGCGCGGCATCGGCGACACCGCCGGGCCCTTCCGGATCTCCCTGGTCGGCTACTGGCTGATCGGGCTGCCCGCCGGCTACCTGCTCGGGGTGACCGCCGACTGGGGCGTCGAGGGCGTCTGGATCGGCCAGACCATCGGCCTCGCGGCCACCGCCGCCATCCTGCTGGTCGCGTTCCTGCGCCGCGTCGACCGGCTCCACCGAGAGAAGTCAGGCGCACCCGTCCCGCAACCGGAGCCGTCATGA
- a CDS encoding ornithine cyclodeaminase, which produces MSQSYAPPGQLWLLPQSQQEGLDLDHRQVIEVVEQAYRALREGGSNNPVKTIIDDPDHHSLSYSMVARDAGSGTVCFKAVYEFDPRRTRDSYRFHSFVFLVDDTTGAPIALMDVVKLGPLRSSATTALFARAACPDARTALVVGTGVQGQAALPMLVAALPKLERLQVFGTYPEGLRAVQDSVDGREVEIVKDLREAAGEADIVIGAAGLSATEEVRRDWMKPGSVAVLLGYGVHADVCHGADYRIATDTAQMHATCDDLRGEDGSLPSVDAQLPDVLLGRAPARRTPDDVVFAYNSGMAVTDAALGRYIADLAQASGRGEKVNFW; this is translated from the coding sequence ATGTCACAGAGCTACGCCCCGCCCGGGCAGTTGTGGCTCTTGCCGCAGTCCCAGCAAGAAGGTCTTGACCTTGACCACCGCCAGGTGATCGAGGTCGTCGAGCAGGCCTACCGCGCATTGCGCGAAGGCGGCTCGAACAACCCGGTCAAGACGATCATCGACGATCCCGACCACCACTCGCTGAGCTATTCGATGGTGGCCAGGGACGCGGGCAGCGGCACCGTCTGCTTCAAGGCCGTCTACGAGTTCGACCCGCGCCGGACCCGGGACAGTTACCGGTTCCACTCGTTCGTCTTCCTCGTCGACGACACCACCGGGGCGCCCATCGCGCTGATGGACGTGGTGAAGCTCGGCCCCCTGCGGTCCTCGGCCACCACCGCGCTGTTCGCCCGCGCGGCCTGCCCCGACGCCCGAACCGCCCTGGTCGTCGGGACCGGCGTCCAGGGGCAGGCGGCCCTGCCGATGCTGGTCGCGGCCCTGCCGAAGCTGGAGCGCCTGCAGGTGTTCGGCACCTACCCCGAGGGTCTGCGCGCGGTCCAGGACAGCGTCGACGGACGCGAGGTCGAGATCGTCAAGGATCTCCGGGAGGCCGCCGGTGAGGCGGACATCGTGATCGGCGCTGCCGGCCTGTCTGCCACGGAGGAGGTCCGGCGCGACTGGATGAAGCCGGGCTCGGTCGCCGTACTCCTCGGGTACGGCGTGCACGCCGACGTGTGCCACGGCGCGGACTACCGGATCGCCACCGACACCGCCCAGATGCACGCCACCTGCGACGACCTGCGGGGCGAGGACGGCAGCCTGCCGTCGGTCGACGCCCAGCTGCCGGACGTCCTGCTCGGCCGGGCACCCGCCCGGCGCACTCCGGACGACGTGGTGTTCGCCTACAACAGCGGCATGGCGGTCACGGACGCCGCACTGGGCCGGTACATAGCCGATCTCGCCCAGGCGAGCGGGCGCGGGGAAAAGGTCAACTTCTGGTGA
- a CDS encoding alanine racemase, whose protein sequence is MLISPQASAPPMAGVRPFALTAIRHPTVATLLADHRALLADLLDGLGSPLHVVLPEIFEENVTGLRQAFAEAGATADILFAKKANKADCYVTSAAALGVGIDAASTPELVKALAGGVPGHRIGISGPEKDDTLHALAVQHGCLVAVDSISELRRLAATARRARRQTSVLLRSRTAGQPGSRFGLSAAERDAAVGLCAELADHISLRGFSFHLNGYSTAERATAANEMIEHCLDARRRGSLCAELVDIGGGLPVRYVEPRLWDEFVEQNEPTQYHAAKNFKDFYPYGGQTAAEAVRAIMAHPVDGDESLSAKAKRTGIRFVVEPGRALLDQAGFTMYRVQQVDDRRDTEGYAIVTVAGSSFSLSEQWFNSDYLPDPLLVSAQAAADEMFPACVAGSTCLESDLVTWRKIGFPRPVRRGDHLVYLNTAGYQMDSNESPFHDAALPRKAVLRLGDGEARPRWHLDGI, encoded by the coding sequence GTGCTTATCTCACCGCAGGCGTCGGCGCCTCCGATGGCCGGAGTACGGCCCTTCGCGCTCACCGCTATTCGGCATCCCACGGTCGCCACGCTTCTGGCGGATCACCGCGCGCTGCTGGCCGACCTTCTGGACGGCCTGGGGTCACCGCTGCACGTCGTGCTGCCCGAGATCTTCGAGGAGAACGTCACCGGACTACGGCAGGCGTTCGCCGAGGCGGGCGCCACCGCCGACATCCTGTTCGCCAAGAAGGCGAACAAGGCCGACTGCTACGTCACGTCGGCCGCTGCCCTCGGCGTCGGGATCGACGCCGCCAGCACCCCCGAACTGGTCAAGGCCCTGGCCGGCGGGGTGCCCGGACACCGGATCGGCATCTCCGGCCCGGAGAAGGACGACACCCTGCACGCTCTCGCCGTTCAGCACGGCTGCCTGGTCGCCGTCGACTCGATCAGTGAGCTACGCCGGCTCGCCGCAACCGCGCGGCGCGCGCGACGGCAGACCAGTGTCCTGCTGAGGTCCCGGACGGCCGGTCAACCGGGAAGCCGCTTCGGGCTGTCCGCCGCCGAGCGTGACGCCGCCGTCGGTCTGTGCGCGGAACTCGCCGATCACATCAGCCTCCGCGGCTTCTCCTTCCATCTGAACGGCTACTCCACCGCGGAACGCGCGACGGCGGCGAACGAGATGATCGAGCACTGCCTCGACGCCAGGCGGCGCGGCTCGCTCTGCGCCGAACTGGTGGACATCGGCGGCGGGTTGCCGGTCCGCTATGTCGAGCCGCGACTCTGGGACGAGTTCGTCGAGCAGAACGAGCCGACCCAGTACCACGCGGCCAAGAACTTCAAGGACTTCTATCCGTACGGCGGGCAGACGGCCGCCGAGGCAGTGCGCGCGATCATGGCGCACCCGGTCGACGGGGACGAGAGCCTGTCGGCGAAGGCGAAACGCACAGGCATCCGGTTCGTCGTAGAGCCCGGCCGGGCCCTGCTCGACCAGGCCGGATTCACCATGTACCGCGTACAGCAGGTGGACGACCGGCGGGACACCGAGGGGTACGCCATCGTCACGGTCGCCGGCAGCAGTTTCAGCCTCTCCGAGCAGTGGTTCAACAGTGACTACCTCCCCGACCCGCTGCTGGTGTCCGCCCAGGCTGCTGCCGACGAGATGTTCCCGGCTTGCGTCGCGGGCTCGACCTGCCTGGAAAGCGACCTGGTGACCTGGCGGAAGATCGGCTTCCCGCGGCCCGTCCGGCGCGGTGACCACCTGGTCTACCTCAACACCGCGGGCTACCAGATGGACTCCAACGAATCACCGTTCCATGACGCCGCGCTACCCCGGAAAGCCGTTCTCCGCCTCGGTGACGGCGAGGCCCGGCCGCGCTGGCACCTGGACGGAATCTGA
- a CDS encoding ATP-binding cassette domain-containing protein, with the protein MSGGQRQRIAIARALLKDAPILVMTRPGTAAPLWSSPTGSRPS; encoded by the coding sequence ATGTCCGGCGGCCAACGGCAACGCATCGCGATCGCACGGGCCCTGTTGAAGGACGCTCCGATCCTCGTCATGACGAGGCCCGGCACGGCCGCACCACTTTGGTCATCGCCCACCGGCTCTCGACCGTCCTGA
- a CDS encoding oligopeptide/dipeptide ABC transporter ATP-binding protein, translating to MLEIDALTVGYPGRGGRGGPVLTDVSLRVDRGEILALVGESGCGKSTLARAAVGLLTPDRGAVRVAGADVHRARGRAARDVRRRCQMVFQDAGLSLSPRLSVHEAIREPLRIHKAGSRAEQKARVEHLLHTVGLGPELADRRPGELSGGQRQRVAIARALALEPDVLICDEPVTALDVSIQAGVLNLLSELRDRLGLACLFIAHDLAVVQRLADRIAVMYGGRVVEQAASATFAVAPLHPYTKKLLAAAPALNSQHRPRPVEESAIRPLPSPAAQDGCGFRARCPERVAACESRPPLIPLAAPQPRPAAHAGHYVACHLPGSGRPSSDQHGNPEKSMTDTAEHTGTWTDLLTRWDRQQDLYIEQRERRFDVMFDFLGELAPGPAPTVLDLACGPGAISDRLLRRYPEARAVAVDVDPVLLTIGQGACGDHGGRLRWVRTDLRTPDWVTALDEDGRPGTFDAVLSSTALHWLGPPELVAVYRAAATLLKPGGVLINADYLPAGSRNKRIRGACAAVNARRQSAALARGAEDWETWWKNAESVPALGEAVDTRRQIWPEGRKGKWASAGIDYHEAALREAGFAEVDVVWQDLEERVLIALMP from the coding sequence GTGCTTGAGATCGACGCATTGACGGTCGGCTACCCCGGCCGAGGCGGACGGGGCGGGCCGGTGCTGACGGACGTGTCGTTGCGGGTCGATCGGGGTGAGATCCTCGCCCTGGTGGGGGAGTCCGGTTGCGGCAAGTCGACGCTGGCCCGGGCCGCGGTCGGCCTGCTCACACCGGATCGCGGTGCCGTGCGGGTCGCCGGGGCGGACGTGCACCGGGCGCGGGGGCGGGCGGCGCGCGACGTGCGGCGCCGGTGTCAGATGGTCTTCCAGGACGCCGGGCTCTCGCTGAGCCCGCGCCTGAGCGTCCACGAGGCGATCCGCGAACCGCTGCGGATTCACAAGGCCGGCAGCCGGGCCGAGCAGAAGGCCCGTGTCGAACACCTCCTGCACACCGTCGGGCTGGGGCCGGAACTCGCTGACCGACGCCCGGGGGAACTGTCCGGTGGACAACGTCAGCGCGTCGCCATCGCGCGCGCCCTCGCTCTGGAACCGGACGTGCTGATCTGCGACGAGCCGGTCACGGCGCTCGACGTCTCCATCCAGGCCGGGGTGCTCAACCTGCTGTCCGAACTGCGGGACCGGCTCGGTCTTGCGTGCCTGTTCATCGCCCACGACCTGGCCGTCGTTCAGCGGCTGGCGGACCGCATCGCGGTCATGTACGGCGGGCGCGTCGTGGAACAGGCCGCCAGTGCGACGTTCGCCGTGGCACCGCTGCACCCGTACACCAAAAAACTGCTCGCCGCGGCACCAGCGCTGAACTCCCAGCATCGCCCGCGACCGGTCGAGGAGTCGGCGATCCGACCGCTGCCCTCGCCGGCCGCCCAGGACGGGTGCGGCTTCCGCGCCCGGTGCCCGGAGCGTGTCGCGGCCTGCGAGTCCAGACCGCCCCTGATCCCGCTGGCGGCCCCGCAGCCCCGCCCGGCCGCCCACGCCGGCCACTACGTGGCCTGTCACTTGCCCGGCTCAGGCCGCCCCTCGTCCGATCAGCACGGCAACCCGGAGAAATCCATGACCGACACCGCCGAACACACCGGCACCTGGACCGACCTGCTCACCCGCTGGGACCGGCAGCAGGACCTCTACATCGAACAACGCGAGCGCCGCTTCGACGTCATGTTCGACTTCCTCGGCGAACTCGCCCCAGGACCCGCCCCCACCGTGCTCGACCTCGCCTGCGGCCCCGGCGCGATCAGCGACCGGCTGCTGCGCCGGTATCCCGAGGCACGCGCCGTCGCCGTCGACGTCGACCCGGTGCTCCTGACGATCGGGCAGGGCGCGTGCGGGGACCACGGCGGCCGGCTGCGCTGGGTCCGGACCGACCTGCGCACCCCCGACTGGGTCACCGCCCTCGACGAGGACGGCAGGCCAGGCACCTTCGACGCGGTCCTGTCCAGCACCGCGCTGCACTGGCTGGGCCCGCCGGAGCTGGTCGCGGTGTACCGCGCCGCCGCGACCCTGCTGAAGCCCGGTGGCGTGCTGATCAACGCCGACTACCTCCCAGCCGGCTCGCGGAACAAGCGGATCAGGGGGGCCTGCGCCGCCGTCAACGCCCGCCGGCAGTCCGCCGCGCTCGCCCGCGGCGCCGAGGACTGGGAGACCTGGTGGAAGAACGCCGAGTCCGTGCCCGCCTTGGGCGAGGCCGTCGACACCCGACGCCAGATCTGGCCGGAGGGCAGAAAGGGCAAGTGGGCCTCCGCAGGCATCGACTATCACGAGGCCGCGCTCCGCGAGGCGGGCTTCGCCGAGGTCGACGTCGTGTGGCAGGACCTCGAGGAGCGGGTGCTGATCGCGCTGATGCCGTGA
- a CDS encoding dipeptide/oligopeptide/nickel ABC transporter permease/ATP-binding protein codes for MTRRQRGARTAQSRRRRRTMAAAVPLVGFVLLGLSAPWLTPCDPTANDLAATLQAPGGEHLLGTDQLGRDQLSRLLQAARISLTVTAAVLLLSIALGVVLGVTAGYVGRAFDRMLVGLVDVTMAAPALLVALAVIGVRGPGTENIVLALALTGWAPYARIARAQVRSARSGVHLDALRVLGAPRRRIVGRHLLPATIGPCLVYGSTDLGVIVLAVASLSFLGLGVPPPDAEWGAMLVEARPFLDSAWWLAYPPGIAITAVVLAANLLGENLTTGDRARPSAFFVGRRVPRRRPKSAGSSANAPVPAGPSVNAPVPAGPVSDHAESAEESAKSAQENAVFEVQALNVSYGDRRVVADVSLRLAAGEILALVGESGSGKSSSALGPLGLLGPSAQVSGSALLRTPADTLDLIGAPETALRQLYGREIGVVFQDSLAALNPLRTVGASLDQAIRLSGFATDRAEVRLRRASLLDAVGLPDAAPRYPHQLSGGMRQRVQLAIAVAGEPRLLIADEPTSALDVTVQADILGLLRRYRDRTGAAILLVTHDLGVVAEIADSVTVAYAGRIIEHGPAHRVLTRPDHPYTQGLLAAVPDLAVAPGTPFVTLPGAPGAGPDDVAGCSFGPRCRLVQPRCAAEVPELDLVGETHWSRCVRHPSAEVAVQPRPRGGARA; via the coding sequence GTGACCAGACGTCAGCGTGGGGCCCGCACGGCCCAGTCCCGTCGCCGCCGGCGCACGATGGCCGCGGCCGTACCTCTGGTCGGCTTCGTCCTGCTCGGCCTGAGCGCGCCCTGGCTGACGCCGTGCGACCCCACCGCCAACGACCTGGCCGCCACGCTGCAGGCCCCCGGGGGAGAACACCTGCTCGGCACCGACCAGCTCGGTCGCGACCAGTTGTCGCGGCTTCTCCAGGCGGCCCGGATCTCCCTGACGGTCACGGCTGCCGTGCTGCTGCTCTCGATCGCCCTCGGCGTGGTCCTCGGTGTCACCGCCGGTTACGTGGGCCGCGCCTTCGACCGGATGCTGGTCGGGCTGGTCGACGTCACGATGGCCGCCCCCGCTCTGCTGGTCGCGCTGGCCGTCATCGGTGTCCGGGGCCCGGGCACGGAGAACATCGTGCTCGCCCTCGCCCTCACCGGATGGGCACCCTACGCGCGGATCGCTCGCGCCCAGGTCCGCAGCGCTCGCAGCGGGGTGCACCTGGACGCGCTGCGTGTGCTCGGTGCGCCCCGCCGCCGGATCGTCGGGCGGCACCTGCTCCCGGCCACCATCGGCCCCTGCCTTGTCTACGGCAGCACCGACCTCGGGGTCATCGTGCTGGCCGTGGCGTCGCTGAGCTTCCTCGGGCTCGGCGTCCCACCACCCGACGCGGAATGGGGGGCGATGCTCGTCGAGGCACGGCCCTTCCTGGACTCCGCATGGTGGCTGGCCTATCCGCCCGGGATCGCCATCACCGCGGTCGTGCTGGCGGCGAACCTGCTGGGAGAGAACCTCACGACCGGCGACCGGGCACGCCCCTCGGCGTTCTTCGTCGGCCGTCGGGTTCCGCGCCGCCGCCCGAAGTCGGCCGGCTCATCCGCGAACGCTCCCGTTCCGGCCGGCCCCTCCGTGAACGCCCCCGTCCCGGCCGGGCCCGTCTCGGACCACGCGGAGTCCGCAGAGGAGAGCGCGAAATCCGCACAGGAGAACGCGGTCTTCGAAGTCCAGGCCCTGAACGTCTCCTACGGCGACCGGCGGGTCGTGGCCGACGTCAGCCTTCGCCTGGCGGCCGGGGAGATCCTGGCGCTGGTGGGGGAGAGCGGCAGCGGCAAGTCGAGCTCGGCGCTGGGGCCGCTGGGCCTGCTCGGTCCATCGGCGCAGGTGAGCGGCTCGGCCCTGCTGCGGACCCCAGCCGACACCCTCGACCTGATCGGGGCGCCGGAGACGGCCCTGCGACAGCTCTACGGGCGGGAGATCGGTGTCGTCTTCCAGGACAGCCTGGCCGCCTTGAACCCGCTGCGGACCGTCGGCGCATCGCTCGATCAGGCCATCCGGTTGTCCGGTTTCGCGACGGACCGGGCCGAGGTCCGGCTCCGGCGCGCCTCTCTGTTGGACGCCGTCGGGCTGCCCGATGCCGCGCCGCGCTATCCGCACCAACTCTCCGGAGGTATGCGCCAGCGGGTCCAACTCGCCATCGCGGTGGCCGGCGAACCGCGCCTGCTCATCGCCGACGAACCCACATCCGCCCTGGACGTCACCGTGCAGGCGGACATCCTCGGCCTGCTGCGGCGCTACCGCGACCGGACCGGGGCCGCCATCCTGCTGGTGACGCACGACCTCGGCGTCGTCGCCGAGATCGCCGACTCCGTCACCGTCGCCTACGCCGGCCGGATCATCGAGCACGGGCCGGCCCACCGGGTGCTCACCCGGCCGGACCACCCCTACACCCAGGGCCTGCTCGCCGCCGTGCCCGACCTTGCCGTCGCGCCCGGAACTCCCTTCGTGACCTTGCCCGGCGCGCCCGGCGCCGGACCGGACGACGTCGCGGGGTGCTCCTTCGGGCCGCGTTGCCGTCTCGTCCAACCCCGCTGCGCCGCCGAGGTGCCCGAACTGGACCTGGTGGGTGAGACCCATTGGTCTCGCTGTGTGCGCCACCCTTCGGCCGAGGTGGCCGTCCAACCCCGGCCCCGCGGAGGCGCCCGTGCTTGA